GTTATTTCCAAGGTTAACAAACTCTTTATTTACTAAATCTATCATATTCTCCTCCTACTTACTTATAATTATTTATATTCCATTAAATATAAATTATGAAAACATTAAACCTATTTACTTTACCTCTTAAGTAATATATATTAGAGCAAAGAAGGTGAATAATATGTCAAAAATATGCGCACATAGAGGAATGCTAAAACAAAAGACAGAAAATACAATAAGTTCGTTTAAAGAAGCTATGAAATATGATATAGACAGTATCGAACTTGATGTACATTTAACAAAAGATAATAAGTTAGTGGTTTTTCATGACTTCACACTGGAAAGAATGTGTGATATCAATGAATATATAGGAGAACTTACATATGACGAAATCAAAAAAATCAAAATAAATAATGAAGATAATATACCTCTGTTTGAAGAGGTACTTGATTTATTTACCGATACTGATATAAACTTAAACGTAGAATTAAAAAGCTCTTCATACCTTTATAATGATATTGAACACAAAACAGTAAATATGATAAAGGATTATAATATGGAAGACTATACCATATTTTCTTCATTCGACCACAGAGCACTTAAAAATATAAAAGAAATAGATAAAACATTAAAAGTCGGAGCATTATATGAAGGCTTTTTTGAAAATATAATAAATTATGCAAAAGAAAATAGCTTTGACGCCATACATCCACAATTTTTATGCATTGATGAAAATATAATGGATAAAGCGAGAGAATGTAATATTGAAGTAAATTGTTATACTATTAATACTTTAAGAGAATATAATTATATTAAAAATTTAAATGTTGATACTATTATAACTAATATCGCCGATGAAATTTTAAAACGAGGGGAATAAATGAAAAGAAGAATAGCTATTTTATCAATAGTCACTATATTTTGTGCTACATTATTTATGGGATGCGGTAAAAAAGAATATATAACTACTTTAAATCTCAGAAAGACAGCTAATATAATAGAGGAACTTACATATGAAAAGGATAATAAAAATGTTCCAATATTTTATAATATGACTTCTCCGAACGAGAAAGAAATCAATAAAATCTATAAAATAGACGAAAGCATGTTAGAAGAACTGATAATAAGACAATCCGCATTGAGGACAAAAAGCAATCTATATATACTTGCAAAAGTAAAGCCGGATAAAAAAGAAGAAGTTAAAAAATCCATAGATAATTATATGATCGGATATGAAAATACGTGGAAAGGTCAAAATCAGACAGAATATAATTTAGTGGTAAACAGAAGCTATTATGAAAACAACAATTATTTGATATATGTTATATCATATGATAATAACAAAGTTATAGATGCTTTCACATCATCTTTTGAAGAAAAAGAAGTATCAAAGTAAAGGGATAGATTATTCTATCCTTTTTTATTTATTATTTTTAATTGACAAAATGACACTAATGTCATATGATTAATTTATGACATTAGTGTCATTTTATTACAGGAGGAATATAATGAGCAAATCAGAGGATAAAAAACAATTTATAGTTGATAATGCGATTGAGGTATTTAAAGAAAAGGGGTTTAAAGATGTAACCATGAAAGATATTATTGATAGATGTAATATCAGCAGAGGCGGTATATATCTATATTTTAAAAATACACAAGAAATTTTTGAAGAGGTCATAAAAAAAGAAGAAAATAATGATAAATCTTTACTTTTAATATCTCAAAATTTATCAAATTTAGATATAATAAAATATTTTCTTGAAGAAGTAAAAAAAGAACTTCTTAATAAAAATAACAACTTAATAGTAGCTACATACGAATATATATTTTATAAATTTAATAATAAAGAAAATTTAAATCTAAGTAAAAAATACAGCATAGCTTATGAAACACTATATAAAATTATTCAAAATGGAATCAAAAATAAAGAATTCAAGGTGGAAATAAACAAAACAATAAATCATATAATTTTCCTTCTTGAAGGACTTAGAATCTCAAGTTTAGTAATACCATTAAATGAAAAAATAATTGATGAACAAATAGAAAATATATTGAGAGATTTTAAAATTGAAAAATAAAAAAATCATGAAAACGATTCTTTTATTATTTTTTATTTGTTCAGCTGTGGAATATATAGAATTTTTATTCATAAGAACAGATATGACTTTTATAGCGGACAATATCATAACCAAGATATTCATAGTCTTTATATTATTTATTTCACTGAAAAGTTTCCAGCTTAAATTTTCAGATATAGGATTTAAATTTAAAGGAATACTAAAAGGAATAATTTATGGAATATCTTTGGGAATAATAACTTTTACCATTTCATATTTTATAGAAATACTGATATTAACGGTAAATGGACATAGCCCTTCCATAAAATTTTTTATTACAAATTTCGCACTGACTGGTGCATCTAACAGTCTTAATGCGTCGTTAACCGCCGTTATGATATGTATAGTAGTAAATATACTAAATGCAGCTGCGGAAGAAGGACTGTTTAGAGGATTGTTCCTTAACCTGGGACAAAAAAAATATTCTTGCAAAACTGCAAATTATATCCAGGCACTGCTATTTGGGATATGGCATTTTGTCATGGTTGCGGTGAGTCTATATGATAAAACGATGAATTTACAGACAGCTGTAGTAATGGGGATAGGCTATATAGTACTTGCGGGAATACTCGGAATAGAATGGGGACTTTGTGTTTCAAT
The DNA window shown above is from Anaerofustis stercorihominis DSM 17244 and carries:
- a CDS encoding CPBP family intramembrane glutamic endopeptidase, producing the protein MKNKKIMKTILLLFFICSAVEYIEFLFIRTDMTFIADNIITKIFIVFILFISLKSFQLKFSDIGFKFKGILKGIIYGISLGIITFTISYFIEILILTVNGHSPSIKFFITNFALTGASNSLNASLTAVMICIVVNILNAAAEEGLFRGLFLNLGQKKYSCKTANYIQALLFGIWHFVMVAVSLYDKTMNLQTAVVMGIGYIVLAGILGIEWGLCVSMTGTLWINMSEHFFNNFISNTIHVVSSTGIDELQIIRIVMSNILSLIIVIAVSKIVKK
- a CDS encoding TetR/AcrR family transcriptional regulator, giving the protein MSFYYRRNIMSKSEDKKQFIVDNAIEVFKEKGFKDVTMKDIIDRCNISRGGIYLYFKNTQEIFEEVIKKEENNDKSLLLISQNLSNLDIIKYFLEEVKKELLNKNNNLIVATYEYIFYKFNNKENLNLSKKYSIAYETLYKIIQNGIKNKEFKVEINKTINHIIFLLEGLRISSLVIPLNEKIIDEQIENILRDFKIEK
- a CDS encoding glycerophosphodiester phosphodiesterase, translated to MSKICAHRGMLKQKTENTISSFKEAMKYDIDSIELDVHLTKDNKLVVFHDFTLERMCDINEYIGELTYDEIKKIKINNEDNIPLFEEVLDLFTDTDINLNVELKSSSYLYNDIEHKTVNMIKDYNMEDYTIFSSFDHRALKNIKEIDKTLKVGALYEGFFENIINYAKENSFDAIHPQFLCIDENIMDKARECNIEVNCYTINTLREYNYIKNLNVDTIITNIADEILKRGE
- a CDS encoding DUF4358 domain-containing protein; amino-acid sequence: MKRRIAILSIVTIFCATLFMGCGKKEYITTLNLRKTANIIEELTYEKDNKNVPIFYNMTSPNEKEINKIYKIDESMLEELIIRQSALRTKSNLYILAKVKPDKKEEVKKSIDNYMIGYENTWKGQNQTEYNLVVNRSYYENNNYLIYVISYDNNKVIDAFTSSFEEKEVSK